From a single Lolium rigidum isolate FL_2022 chromosome 7, APGP_CSIRO_Lrig_0.1, whole genome shotgun sequence genomic region:
- the LOC124677948 gene encoding 7-deoxyloganetin glucosyltransferase-like gives MGSTTEQKPHAVCVPFPAQGHITPMLKVAKLLHVRGFHVTFVLTEYNYGRLLKSRGAAAFHGCPGFDFTKIPDGLPPPDADATQDIPALCHSTMTTCLPHLTALLATLNDPASGVPPVTCLLCDVVMSFAYDAAKEIGLPCAGLWTASACGFMAYNYYKNLVEQGLVPLKDEAQLTDGYLDTVVHGVPGVCDGFQLRDFPDFIRTTDPNAIMLNFLIRETARAASQPDAVVVNSFDDLEGRELDAMRAILPPVCVVGPLLLQVRRVIPKGSPLDVAVQSNLWKEQDGLLEWLDRHPPHSVVYVNYGSITVMSNEQMLEFAWGLANSGYPFLWNVRPDLVKGDAAVLPPEFSAAIEGRGLLTTWCPQEKVIVHDAVGVFLTHSGWNSTLESLCAGVPMLSWPFFAEQQTNCRYKRTEWGVGMEIGGEVRRADVAEKIQDAMEGDKGKEMRRRSAEWKDKAAGATLPGGPAEVNLDRLIDILRGNTDQAVNASPAEN, from the coding sequence ATGGGGTCGACGACGGAGCAGAAGCCACACGCGGTGTGCGTGCCGTTCCCGGCGCAGGGCCACATCACGCCGATGCTCAAAGTGGCCAAGCTGCTGCACGTCAGGGGCTTCCACGTCACCTTCGTCCTCACCGAGTACAACTACGGCCGCCTCCTCAAATCGCGGGGCGCGGCCGCGTTCCACGGCTGCCCGGGCTTCGACTTCACCAAGATACCGGACGGCCTCCCGCCGCCCGACGCCGATGCCACCCAGGACATCCCCGCGCTCTGCCACTCCACCATGACCACCTGCCTCCCCCACCTCACCGCGCTCCTGGCCACGCTCAACGACCCGGCCTCCGGCGTCCCGCCGGTAACGTGCCTCCTGTGCGACGTCGTCATGTCGTTCGCCTACGATGCCGCCAAGGAGATCGGCCTGCCCTGCGCCGGGCTGTGGACGGCCAGCGCCTGCGGCTTCATGGCCTACAACTACTACAAGAACCTGGTCGAGCAGGGGCTCGTGCCGCTCAAGGACGAGGCGCAGCTCACGGACGGGTACCTCGACACGGTCGTCCACGGCGTGCCCGGCGTCTGCGACGGCTTCCAGCTGCGCGACTTCCCCGACTTCATCCGCACCACGGATCCCAACGCCATCATGCTCAACTTCCTCATCCGCGAGACCGCGCGGGCGGCGTCGCAGCCcgacgccgtcgtcgtcaactccttcgacGACCTCGAGGGTCGGGAGCTCGACGCCATGCGAGCGATCCTCCCGCCCGTCTGCGTCGTCGGCCCACTCCTCCTCCAAGTCCGCCGCGTCATTCCCAAGGGCTCTCCTCTCGACGTGGCCGTGCAGTCCAACCTGTGGAAGGAGCAGGACGGCCTGCTCGAGTGGCTCGACCGCCACCCGCCGCACTCGGTGGTGTACGTGAACTACGGCAGCATCACGGTGATGAGCAACGAGCAGATGCTGGAGTTCGCGTGGGGGCTGGCCAACAGCGGCTACCCATTCCTGTGGAACGTGCGCCCCGACCTCGTCAAGGGCGACGCGGCCGTGCTCCCGCCGGAGTTCTCCGCCGCCATCGAGGGCCGCGGCCTTCTGACCACGTGGTGCCCGCAGGAGAAGGTGATCGTGCACGACGCCGTCGGCGTGTTCCTGACGCACTCCGGGTGGAACTCCACGCTGGAGAGCCTCTGCGCCGGCGTGCCAATGCTGAGCTGGCCCTTCTTCGCGGAGCAGCAGACCAACTGCAGGTACAAGCGCACGGAGTGGGGCGTCGGGATGGAGATCGGCGGGGAGGTCAGGCGGGCGGACGTGGCCGAGAAGATACAAGATGCAATGGAGGGGGACAAGGGGAAAGAGATGCGCCGGCGCTCGGCGGAGTGGAAGGACAAGGCCGCGGGGGCGACGCTGCCAGGTGGCCCAGCGGAGGTCAATCTTGACAGACTGATTGATATCCTGCGTGGCAACACGGATCAAGCGGTCAACGCATCTCCTGCCGAAAATTAA